A DNA window from Helianthus annuus cultivar XRQ/B chromosome 15, HanXRQr2.0-SUNRISE, whole genome shotgun sequence contains the following coding sequences:
- the LOC110941077 gene encoding floral homeotic protein AGAMOUS isoform X1: MENSEAIEHDFSCIDRSMSFQNEDSGDISPQRRIGKGKIEIKRIENTTNRQVTFCKRRNGLLKKAYELSVLCDAEVALIVFSSRGRLYEYANNSVRGTIDRYKKSCLDPPSTGSVAEANAQFYQQEATKLRQQIANLQNQNRQFYRNIMGESLADMPGKELKNLESKLEKAINRIRAKKNELLFAEIEYMQKRELELHNSNQFLRARIAENERAQQQHMSLMPGSSGYNDLGPHQSFDGLNDLQTNELQLNNNYSCQDQTPLQLV, from the exons ATGGAAAATTCTGAGGCTATTGAGCATGATTTCAGCTGCATCGATCGATCCATGTCGTTTCAAAACGAGGACTCGGGGGACATATCTCCACAGAGAAGGATTGGGAAGGGAAAGATCGAGATCAAGCGGATCGAGAACACTACGAACCGACAAGTGACTTTCTGCAAGCGTCGTAATGGGTTGCTCAAGAAGGCCTATGAGTTGTCTGTTCTTTGTGACGCCGAGGTTGCTCTTATCGTCTTTTCGAGCCGTGGCCGTCTTTATGAGTATGCTAACAACAG TGTTAGAGGAACAATTGATAGGTACAAAAAATCATGCTTAGATCCACCTAGCACGGGTTCCGTTGCTGAAGCCAATGCTCAG TTTTACCAACAAGAAGCTACCAAACTGCGTCAGCAAATTGCAAACCTTCAGAATCAAAACAG GCAATTTTACAGGAACATCATGGGTGAATCTTTGGCAGATATGCCGGGGAAGGAGCTTAAGAACCTTGAAAGTAAGTTAGAGAAAGCAATTAACAGAATTCGTGCGAAAAAG AATGAACTATTATTTGCTGAAATTGAGTACATGCAGAAAAGG GAACTTGAGCTGCATAACAGCAATCAATTCCTTAGAGCAAGG ATAGCTGAAAATGAAAGAGCTCAGCAGCAGCACATGAGCTTGATGCCTGGAAGTTCTGGTTATAATGACCTTGGACCACACCAGTCCTTCGATGGTCTAAACGATCTTCAAACGAATGAGTTGCAACTCAATAACAACTACTCTTGCCAGGACCAAACCCCTCTCCAGTTGGT GTGA
- the LOC110941077 gene encoding floral homeotic protein AGAMOUS isoform X2 gives MSFQNEDSGDISPQRRIGKGKIEIKRIENTTNRQVTFCKRRNGLLKKAYELSVLCDAEVALIVFSSRGRLYEYANNSVRGTIDRYKKSCLDPPSTGSVAEANAQFYQQEATKLRQQIANLQNQNRQFYRNIMGESLADMPGKELKNLESKLEKAINRIRAKKNELLFAEIEYMQKRELELHNSNQFLRARIAENERAQQQHMSLMPGSSGYNDLGPHQSFDGLNDLQTNELQLNNNYSCQDQTPLQLV, from the exons ATGTCGTTTCAAAACGAGGACTCGGGGGACATATCTCCACAGAGAAGGATTGGGAAGGGAAAGATCGAGATCAAGCGGATCGAGAACACTACGAACCGACAAGTGACTTTCTGCAAGCGTCGTAATGGGTTGCTCAAGAAGGCCTATGAGTTGTCTGTTCTTTGTGACGCCGAGGTTGCTCTTATCGTCTTTTCGAGCCGTGGCCGTCTTTATGAGTATGCTAACAACAG TGTTAGAGGAACAATTGATAGGTACAAAAAATCATGCTTAGATCCACCTAGCACGGGTTCCGTTGCTGAAGCCAATGCTCAG TTTTACCAACAAGAAGCTACCAAACTGCGTCAGCAAATTGCAAACCTTCAGAATCAAAACAG GCAATTTTACAGGAACATCATGGGTGAATCTTTGGCAGATATGCCGGGGAAGGAGCTTAAGAACCTTGAAAGTAAGTTAGAGAAAGCAATTAACAGAATTCGTGCGAAAAAG AATGAACTATTATTTGCTGAAATTGAGTACATGCAGAAAAGG GAACTTGAGCTGCATAACAGCAATCAATTCCTTAGAGCAAGG ATAGCTGAAAATGAAAGAGCTCAGCAGCAGCACATGAGCTTGATGCCTGGAAGTTCTGGTTATAATGACCTTGGACCACACCAGTCCTTCGATGGTCTAAACGATCTTCAAACGAATGAGTTGCAACTCAATAACAACTACTCTTGCCAGGACCAAACCCCTCTCCAGTTGGT GTGA